One window from the genome of Magnolia sinica isolate HGM2019 chromosome 4, MsV1, whole genome shotgun sequence encodes:
- the LOC131243148 gene encoding protein argonaute 10-like, translated as MEKLNLVNSVLFTGRWAKTGLYYETVQEIFKTVHHNAYHEDPYAKEFGIKISEKLASVEARILPAPWLKYHDTGREKDCLPQVGQWNMMNKVYSLIS; from the exons ATGGAG AAGCTCAACCTGGTGAACAGTGTGCTATTTACTGGTAGATGGGCTAAAACTGGTTTATACTATGAGACTGTGCAGGAGATTTTCAAG ACGGTTCACCACAATGCTTACCACGAAGATCCTTATGCAAAGGAGTTTGGCATCAAAATCAGTGAGAAACTTGCTTCGGTTGAAGCACGCATTTTACCTGCACCTTGG CTTAAATACCATGACACTGGTAGAGAAAAGGATTGCTTGCCCCAAGTTGGTCAATGGAATATGATGAACAAGGTATACTCCCTCATAAGTTGA